In Xenopus tropicalis strain Nigerian chromosome 5, UCB_Xtro_10.0, whole genome shotgun sequence, one genomic interval encodes:
- the slc7a15 gene encoding solute carrier family 7 (cationic amino acid transporter, y+ system), member 15 — protein MENKKETDSQPLSDGTSRKESENVCLKRELGLPSAVSLIAGTMIGSGIFMSPQWVLYHMGSPGASLLIWASCGLLAMLGALSYAELGTVIKESGGEYIYILRNSGPLLAFLLAYTSVIVVRPAGIAGISLSFAEYVVASFYPDCPSPTVAVKFTAAACILVLGIINCLNVKLSTSIMNIFTTAKLLVLLLIIVGGMVLLAKGHTQGLQNAFDNTATGFGPVGVAFYQGLWSYDGWNNLNYVTEELKKPEVNLPRAVMIAIPLVTCVYLLVNVSYFVAMTPRELLSSDAVAISWGVKLLGTWTWIISLGVALSTFGSANGTFFTGGRLCYVAAREGHLPDILSMANVKRLTPSPALIFTTAISLIMIIPSDFSSIVNFFSFTAWLFYGITIAGLLYMKIKKPDLPRPYKVPIVIPIIVQIASVYLVLAPIIGSPQLEYLYVVLFILSGLIVYIPVVHYKWSPKCFRSVTLQLQLLLQVAPTNKND, from the exons ATGGAGAATAAGAAAGAAACGGACAGCCAGCCCTTGAGTGATGGAACTTCtaggaaagagtcagaaaatgtATGTTTAAAGCGCGAGTTGGGGCTGCCCAGTGCTGTGTCACTGATCGCTGGCACCATGATTGGCTCAGGAATCTTCATGTCTCCCCAGTGGGTCCTTTACCATATGGGAAGCCCAGGGGCCAGTCTGTTGATCTGGGCTTCATGTGGATTGCTGGCCATGTTGGGGGCATTATCCTATGCTGAGTTGGGAACGGTCATTAAAGAGTCTGGAGgggaatacatttatattttacgGAACAGTGGACCTCTGCTGGCTTTTCTCCTTGCCTACACCTCTGTCATTGTGGTAAGACCAGCTGGTATTGCCGGAATCTCCCTAAGCTTTGCAGAGTACGttgtggcttctttttatccagaCTGCCCGTCGCCAACTGTGGCTGTCAAATTCACGGCTGCTGCATGTATCCTAGTCTTGGGCATCATCAACTGTCTCAATGTCAAGCTGTCCACCTCCATTATGAACATATTCACCACTGCCAAACTGTTGGTGTTGCTTCTTATAATAGTGGGGGGCATGGTATTACTGGCCAAGGGCCACACTCAGGGCCTGCAGAATGCCTTTGACAACACAGCTACAGGTTTTGGCCCTGTAGGAGTGGCTTTTTACCAAGGACTCTGGTCTTATGATGGTTGGAACAACCTGAACTATGTCACAGAGGAGCTGAAGAAACCTGAG GTTAATCTCCCCCGAGCTGTAATGATTGCCATCCCGCTGGTCACCTGTGTGTACCTGCTGGTCAACGTCAGCTATTTTGTAGCTATGACGCCCAGAGAACTTCTCTCTTCAGACGCTGTCGCTATCAGCTGGGG GGTGAAGCTGCTCGGCACTTGGACATGGATTATATCCCTGGGTGTCGCCCTCTCTACGTTCGGCTCTGCCAATGGAACCTTCTTTACTGGGGGCCGTTTGTGCTACGTGGCAGCGAGAGAAGGGCATTTG CCAGACATCTTGTCGATGGCCAACGTGAAACGCCTCACGCCTTCCCCCGCCCTTATATTCACCACCGCCATCTCTTTAATCATGATCATACCTTCAGACTTCAGCAGTATTGTGAATTTTTTCAG TTTCACGGCCTGGCTGTTCTACGGTATAACCATAGCTGGGCTCCTGTACATGAAGATCAAGAAACCGGACCTTCCGCGGCCATATAAG GTTCCCATTGTGATCCCGATCATTGTGCAGATTGCATCAGTGTACCTGGTGCTGGCGCCCATCATTGGAAGCCCCCAGCTGGAATACCTGTATGTAGTGCTCTTTATTCTCAGTGGGCTCATTGTCTACATTCCCGTGGTCCATTACAAGTGGTCTCCCAAATGTTTCCGATCAGTTACTCTCCAGCTCCAGCTTCTGCTTCAGGTTGCACCGACAAATAAAAATGACTGA